The following coding sequences lie in one Mercenaria mercenaria strain notata chromosome 5, MADL_Memer_1, whole genome shotgun sequence genomic window:
- the LOC128556862 gene encoding uncharacterized protein LOC128556862, translating into MTINTSKTQGVPQHSPDGTATPQSHPAVSAPQPVNLNPQQLVVVVSLVAEHHCSVFARRRSILDDDSRHCQTVLNKMVHLMCSSSAYTFLPFSRYSFTWNIGSFHMLMYGHDNVCFPEL; encoded by the exons ATGACGATCAACACGTCAAAAACCCAAGGAGTTCCGCAACACAGTCCAGATGGTACAGCCACACCGCAAAGCCACCCAGCCGTTTCAGCCCCGCAACCGGTGAATCTGAACCCGCAACAACTTGTGGTTGTGGTGAGCCTTGTTGCAGAACACCATTGTTCCGTGTTTGCGCGGCGAAGGAGCATTTTGGATGATGATTCGCGGCACTGTCAGACAGTGTTGAACAAAATG gtacatcttatgtgttcaagttcagcctacaccttccttcccttcagtcgttacagcttcacatggaatattggcagttttcacatgttgatgTATGGACATGACAATGTTTGTTttccagaactgtga